The Methylomicrobium lacus LW14 genome window below encodes:
- the bioC gene encoding malonyl-ACP O-methyltransferase BioC: MNMALLDKPRIRQSFAAASATYDQAAALQRRSAIDLMREAEQEGIRGTVLDLGCGTGNLAELLLAARHKPDAVIALDIAASMLEAARCKLNRKDGLQPALHYVCADAERLPFADDSLDGIYSNLALQWCDRLEHVLADLKRMLKPGSPLLFSTFGPKTLQELKSAWAEIDELPHVNAFHGEEELMRFLQAAGFSACRIRQTLHMPRYASVVELMRELKQIGAHNVHLARPKNLTGKAKMQAMYRAYERHRSEGTIPATFEILIVSARA, encoded by the coding sequence ATGAACATGGCGCTGCTCGATAAACCCCGGATCAGGCAATCCTTCGCCGCCGCCTCGGCGACTTATGATCAAGCCGCCGCGCTGCAACGGCGCAGCGCGATCGATTTGATGCGAGAGGCCGAGCAAGAAGGCATTCGCGGCACCGTGCTCGATCTCGGCTGCGGCACCGGCAATCTGGCCGAGCTGTTGTTGGCCGCCCGTCATAAACCCGACGCGGTGATAGCGCTGGATATTGCCGCGTCGATGCTCGAAGCCGCGCGTTGCAAGCTGAACCGAAAAGACGGCTTACAGCCTGCGCTGCATTATGTCTGCGCCGACGCGGAACGGCTGCCGTTCGCGGACGACAGCCTGGACGGGATCTATTCGAATCTGGCCCTGCAATGGTGCGACCGGCTGGAGCATGTGCTTGCCGATTTGAAAAGGATGCTAAAACCCGGCAGCCCGTTGCTCTTCTCGACCTTCGGCCCCAAGACCCTGCAGGAACTCAAAAGCGCCTGGGCGGAGATCGACGAGCTGCCGCATGTGAACGCCTTTCACGGCGAAGAGGAACTGATGCGGTTCTTGCAAGCGGCAGGCTTCAGCGCCTGCCGGATTCGGCAAACCCTGCATATGCCGCGCTATGCCTCGGTGGTCGAACTGATGCGCGAGCTGAAACAGATCGGCGCGCATAATGTGCATCTTGCCCGCCCGAAAAACCTGACCGGCAAAGCGAAGATGCAGGCGATGTATCGCGCTTACGAACGCCATCGCAGTGAAGGGACGATTCCGGCCACCTTCGAAATATTGATCGTTTCCGCAAGAGCCTGA